In Pyrus communis chromosome 1, drPyrComm1.1, whole genome shotgun sequence, the following are encoded in one genomic region:
- the LOC137731255 gene encoding disease resistance protein RUN1-like, translating into MDTSTALEASPSSSPSSSSSSSSTTSSSSPYDVFMSFSEDTRKTFTDHLYWTMKDAGIDFFMEENESIRRGENISDKVKQIIEGSKVSVIVFSSRYADSIWCLEELVQIMECRRTLKQMVLLIFYDLSPSDVIGTFVLAFQKHRERFHEDTDIQEKLRRWTGALTAAAGLKVWTDDLTAAAGLTVRVFRTTNGYEGMFIRAIIDEITKLLQSPTPIEIAFTDSAKSPLSTLPGKLPGTGSASGSGEYHCSNSKRRKKQVKKTIRVPAISSKIKDIPADEYTWRKYGQKPIKGSPYTRGYYRCTMVSGCPARKHVDQAPDDPKVLIVTYEGEHRHGPEKEELVLRQRE; encoded by the exons ATGGATACAAGTACAGCCCTTGAAGCCTCACCTTCATCTTCACcgtcctcttcctcctcctcctcctccaccacgTCCTCCTCCTCACCCTACGATGTATTCATGAGCTTTAGCGAAGACACGCGCAAAACCTTCACGGACCACCTCTACTGGACAATGAAAGACGCCGGAATTGACTTCTTTATGGAGGAGAACGAATCAATAAGAAGAGGGGAAAATATATCAGACAAGGTGAAGCAAATAATCGAAGGGTCTAAGGTTTCGGTCATCGTCTTCTCAAGTAGGTATGCGGATTCCATCTGGTGTCTTGAGGAGCTGGTGCAGATCATGGAGTGCAGAAGAACACTGAAGCAAATGGTTCTGCTAATATTCTACGATCTTAGTCCGTCAGATGTTATAGGTACTTTTGTACTAGCATTTCAGAAGCATAGAGAGCGCTTCCATGAAGATACAGATATACAAGAAAAGCTACGGCGGTGGACAGGTGCTCTTACTGCAGCCGCAGGTTTGAAAGTCTGGACAGATGATCTTACTGCAGCAGCAGGTTTGACAGTCCGGGTTTTCAGAACGACTAATGG GTACGAAGGAATGTTTATCAGGGCAATTATTGACGAGATCACTAAACTACTCCAAAGCCCGACTCCAATTGAAATAGCATTTACGGACAGCGCTAAGTCTCCCCTTTCTACGCTTCCGGGGAAGTTACCTGGCACGGGATCTGCTTCCGGCTCCGGCGAGTACCATTGCTCCAACTCCAAGAGGAG GAAAAAGCAGGTGAAGAAAACGATTCGGGTGCCGGCGATAAGTTCAAAAATCAAGGATATTCCAGCGGACGAGTACACCTGGAGAAAGTACGGTCAGAAGCCGATCAAAGGCTCGCCTTACACAAG GGGATATTACAGGTGCACTATGGTAAGTGGGTGCCCGGCGAGGAAACACGTGGACCAAGCTCCGGATGATCCGAAGGTGCTGATCGTAACGTACGAGGGGGAGCACCGGCACGGGCCGGAGAAGGAGGAGTTGGTGTTGAGACAACGTGAGTGA